In the genome of Suncus etruscus isolate mSunEtr1 chromosome 3, mSunEtr1.pri.cur, whole genome shotgun sequence, the window CTTCTTGACAGACCTGCCACTGGGTTGATGAGGAGACTCAGGGTAGGCTGACCTGGAGGAGTAATCTAGGAGCTGTGTCTTCCCCAGTGTGCTGGAACCGAGCACAATCTGGCATTAAACTCATGAttaagggccgggaaggtggcgctagaggtaaggtgtctgccttgcaagcgctagagtaggacggaccggaccgtggttcgatcacccgttgtcccatatggtccccccaagccaggggtgatttctgggcgcatagctcaggagtaacccctgagcatcaaatgggtgtggcccaaaaaccaaaaaaaataaataaataaaaaataaactcatgatTAAACTAAGAGACTCTTCTTGTCATTTGCTTTCCTGGCTTTTCCCCTGTGAAAGGCTGACTCCAGTTCCACAGCTGGGTGGAACTTTTACAGTTATCTACTAGGGgcccagttttctttctttcttttttttttttttttttcaggccatacccatttgatgctcaggggttactcctggctaagcgctcagaagtcgctcctggtttggggggccatgtgggaagctgggggatcatattgtggtccgtcctaagctagctctggcaaggcagacaccttacctctagcgccaccacgccggccccagggCCCAGTTTTCTAATCAGCAATAATAACATGTGAGGTGTAATGATTCTAAGTTCCCACCAGGTCTCAAATCTTGTCTTTCCTTTCCTCAGAtgattttgggtttgtttgtttgtttttgatttttgggtcatactcggcagtgctcaggggctactcctggctctatgctcagaaattgctcctggcaggctcaggggatcatatgggatgccaggatttgaaccaccgaccttctgcatgtaaggcaaatgccttaccttcatgctatctctccaacccctcctcAGATGATTTTAACATGAATAAAACCATGAAAATTGAACCATTTgaataaatatgaaaacataTCTCTATATATATGTGGATATAGATATAAAGCAACATCAGCAGAACTATTGAGTAGAATCATCTTGTGGAAGCAATTAATTCAATGGTTTTTTTAGATCCCTCTGCCTTGTAGGTCAACCCATAGAGTGTGATTTGAGGCTGGCCAGGGATCTGCTTCTGGGTAAATTGGACAaagcttctctgtctctgtctctgtcttttgttttttgggttacacctggtgatgctcaagggtaactcctggctctgcactcaaggatcattcctggcaggctaagggaccataggggatcctGGGGATTGTCACATAtgaagcaagtgctttacctgctgtgttatggtTCTGGCCCCTTGGGTTGATCTGATCTTGGAGAGGCTCTGATGATGGAAAGGAAAGTAGGTTTCTGGCCTTGCATTgcttgcttgccttttttttttttttctgttttggtgtgtttgttcgtttttgttttgtttttgggccacacctggtgatgctcaggagatactcctggctatgtacttagaaatcactcctggcttagggggaccatatgggactccaggatttgaaccaccgtccatcctggatctgctgtgtgcaaggcaaataacctaccactgggctatcgctctggcccctgcttgctTATTATGTGTACCCCAAATTGGTTGAACACCAGGAGGAATCCAGGTGGAATCTGTGGGCCAGCTTTGGTATATGAGACAGCTAAACGTCAGTCCAAGGCTTTCTTCAGTTAATCTGTAACTCCTCTCTGCCCAGGAACCACTGTCAGCCTCTACTGTCTCCTcatgtacattttaatttttttagccaGGACTAATCTTTCAATGTTGGGGATGGTgatagttcctttctttccaaggCCTTATCTGAAATCATACCTTGACTAAATATAAAAGGGCACAGGCTAGAACAGTAGCTCAGTGTGCTGAGCTCATGCTTTGTTTATGGAAGGCTTATattcaggttccatccctggcaccacattgtcTCCTGaacacttcttttatttatttttttttgggaggggggccacacctggcagtactcaggggtcactcctggctctgcactcagaaattactcctggcaaggcgaacaccctactactgtgctattgctccagcccttcctgAACACTTTCGGGATCAGCCTCTGAGCGGAACCAGAAGTAGACCCCAGCACCATTGGATATGaccctctccccacaaaaaatacaaggaaggaataaaaagaaattgcgAGAATTTGAAAAGTGTCTCTGAGGACAGCTTGACCAGAAAGCAGCGTGGTGCAGTGGTGAGCACAGGTTTTCATGTCCCTGTTCCATGCAACAGGATTCCATCCATGCTTAGTCAGGTGCTGACTTACAACAAATCATTTCACCTTTCGTAATTCCATTTCGTAAATTCCCatttaagaaaggaaataagggggccagagagatagcatggaggtaaagcgtttgcctttcatgcagaaggtcattggttcgaatcccggcgtcccatatggtcccccgtgcctgccaggaatgatttctgatgtggagccaggagtaacccctgagcactgccaggtgtgacccaaaaaacaaaaacaaaaaataataataatagtaataaaaaaaaaaaaagaaaggaaataagtgCTCCCTGGTGTTTTTGAGGAGACTGATGAAACAGCCCTGTGAAACACCAGCCTCATGCGAGCCCTCAGTAAAAAGTACTGCTTATGGATTTAGGGATTTGGTTGATGTTCACAACCTAATATAGCCTGTGgtctactacacacacacacacacacacacacacacgtttttcCCTCAGTTTATAGTttgtcctacacacacacacacacacacacacacacacacacacacacacacacctatgatgcttgcatacaaagcaagtgccttgtaCTAGGTTTAGTCCAAGCATATgactttttactttatatatatatatatatatatatatatatatatttttttttttttttttttttttttttgctttgtcagGGagccacccagcagtgttcagggcttactgctggatctgtgctcagggaccactcctggtagcgcaggataccatatgggatgctgaggctcttgcctggattagctgtgtgcaacacaaacaccctccttggtgtactatctctctggccctgagtgtaacttttttgtttttgttttttgggtcacactggcggtgctcagggtttactcctggccctgtgctgagaaattggtcctggcaggcacaaggaaccatatgggatgctgggtttgtcccaggttggccatgtgcaaggcaaacacactgccactgtgttattgctccagtctgaGTGtaacgttttttgttttttgtttttttgggtcacacctggcagtgctcaggggttacttctggctccatgctcagaaatcactcctggtgggctcaggggaccatatgggatgccgggatttgaattaaTGACCttttacatgaaaggcaaacgccttacctccatgctatctcttcggaccccccccccccaccttcttttttttttcgggttttttggtttttgggttttgggttttttttggatcatacccagcagtgttcaggggttactcctgaatctattctcagaaatcgcccctggcaggcaagggggaccattggggatgccaggattcgaaccattatccttctggatgtaaggcaaatgctctacctccatgctatctctccggcccctaaaagaaTTTTTCATGTTGAATTCCAGTCATAGTTTTGAAACTGGCATATGTCTGCATGGACCAGGAAATTGTATGTGTTAGAGTTCTGTTATCTCAGTAGTGACTCTTTGCTTAACTTGTTACCCTTTCTTTTTAGAGATACCacttacattttgtttgtttgtttgtttttggccaaaccTGATGGTAgtcagattactcttggctctgtgctcaggaattgctcttggcagtctcgggggaccatatggaatgttggggatcgaacccgggtcagtcctgggttggcagcatgcaaggcaaatgccctaaagctgtgctatcactccagctctgccacttacattttttgttttttttttgggggggggggaggccacacccattgacattcaggagttactcctggctatgcgttcagaaattactcctagcttggggggccatatcggatgctgggggatcgatcaaaccacggtctgtcctaggtcagctgcatacaaggcaaatggcctatcactacaccaccactccatccccatatttttggtttttgtctattgtttttgttttttggagtcacacccagcagtgctcagggcttactcctggctctgtgctcagaagttgttactggcaggctcaggggaccatatgggatatgccaggattcgaaccaccgccctcctgcatgcaaggcaaacatgccctacctccatgctatttctccggtcccaaagccccatattttttttttttttttttttttttttttgtttttgggccacacccgtttgacgctcaggggttactcctggctatgagctcagaaatcgcccctggcttggggagaccatatgggacgccgggggaccgaaccgcggtccgtcctatgctaacgcttgtaaggcagacaccttacctctagcgccaccttcccggccccttttaaaactcttttttttttttttttttttggtttttgggccacacccggtaactcgcaggggttactcctggctatgcgctcagaagtcgctcctggcttgggggaccatatgggacgccgggggatcgaaccgcagtccgtctcctaggctagcgcaggtaaggcaggcaccttacctccagcgccaccgcccggccccagccccatatttttaatAGGTGTTTTCCAGGAGTAGAAAGGGGCAAGTTTGATTCATGGAAGCACCTGGACATCCTTAGTAGAACTATCCGGTATGTCCCCTACGGAGGAAAAACAGGCATTTCATTTCAGAGCGTGCCCCCAGCGCTACTCTGTGCTGTGTAACTACCCAGCACAATAACCTTCTGTGCTGCTCTTTTCCCTTGGCAGGGCAGCAGCACCTCCCAGCTCCAGTCCTGGACCGTGCAGCCTTCCTTTGAGGTCATCTCGGCCCAGCCGCAGCTCCTCCTCCTGCATCCCCCAGTGCCATCTCCTATCAGCCCATGCCACACAGGCGAGAAGAAGCTGGACTCCAGAAACTACTTGCCCATCCTCAATTCATACACCAAAATCGCCCCACACCCGGGGAAAAGGGGCCTTTTGCTGGGCCCCGAAGATCGAGGAGACAGCGGGACGCAGAAGAAACTCTGCACTGAGAGACTGACCGGGCAGAACCTGTCTTCCAGCGAGCCCAGCAAGACCAGTGCAGCCGTGCCCTCCAGCCCCCCTACTCCAGCCACCCCGGGCGCCAAACTTGCTGAGGACCCAGCCCCACAGGGTGTGCCTGCCCTGGTGGCAGGCGGGAGCCCACAGACTCTGCAGCCGGTGTCCAGCAGCCATGTGGCCAAAGCCCCCAGCCTGACCTTCGCTTCCCCTGCCAGCCCCGTCTGCGCGGCTGACAGCACGCTGCACGGGCGTGAGAGCAGCTCACCCCTCTCACCACTCTCGGCCGCCTACAGCTCCCCTCTCTGGGCCGCCGAACACCTCTGCCGCAGCCCTGACAGCTTTGCAGAGCAGAGACAGAGCCGGCACAGGCGCTTCCAGAATACCCTGGTGGTGCTGCACAAATCCGGGCTGCTGGAGATTACTTTGAAAACCAAGGAGCTGATCCGACAGAACCAGGCCACTCAGGTAGAGCTTGAGCAGCTGAAGGAGCAGACCCAGCTGTTCCTCGAGGCCACCAAGAACAAGGCTCCCCAGGCCTGGGCCAAGTTGCAGGCATCCTTGATGTCGACGGGCTCTGGCCGCAGCGGCAGCAGCTCAGACACTTTCTCCGACCACCCAGACATGTAACAGAGCTCAGGCTTCTTTCCACTTCACTTGATGGCTCTTGTGAACTCTGGCTGTTATCTCACTCCCGTTTCCCTTCCTAACTTACAGGGGTCAGCACTTTGCTCACCACAGCCCTGGCTGCTGTGTTAACTAACCTGTGGTTCTGTGCATAGTTTACAGGCGTCTTCATTCCACTGAGACCCTCCGTATCACAATGTCTTCGCCTCCCTTCCGCTCACTCTGCAGGCCCAGGGAtggatcatggggccagagctgtgtaGCTTTCACCTCCCCCTACTCCACTCATTCAGCATGATCCCAAGTTCAGTGACACCCATGAGTATCCAAAGTGACACTTGGCCAGCCAGGGATCTTCCCTGGAGTGACTCCGTAAGAAAAGTAAGAAGTGGTGTGTTAGCATGTGCCACTCAATTGGGCAGAACTGAAAATGCCTCGGGTACAGGTTGGGCCTAGGGAGCAAGCACTTAATCCTTAAGAACTTGGTCTTCTTAAACTTGAAAGTTCAGGGGATCAGGGCAGTACCATTAAACCTCACCCTGACTCACCATCCAGTTCTTCTTCTCTCCAGCTGGGAGGCAGCCTCTGCTATCTTAGGAGTGGGTGGATTGGTGGTATCTGAGCTGAATGTTTCCACTTAAACTTCTAGAAAATAGAAGTGAGGGCCAGATGAATaacacagcaggtggggcatttgccttgcacacggccaacccaggttccatcctcggcatcccatatggtcccctgagctcggcaggagttatttctgagcacagagccaggaggaacccctgagtgccactgggtagggcccaaaaaccaacagaaaAATAGATATGGGCAGCATCTCTTGGTCAGAAGCTGGGGGATTCGGGAGACCCCTGCTTTTTGCTCTCATTTGGAAGTGATTTTGTGAGTGATGGTTTTTAAGGGCTGGGGCTTGGTGCTAAAGTTTAGTAACCTTCTGCggttatttccttcctccttttactGTTCTCAAGGAGGAAAGAATGAATAATGAAGCTTGATAAACTGCATCAGATTCATCCTGAGACCATGATGCAGAAGTCCCCAAGAATTTGAAAaactttgcttgttttctttttacactGGCATTTTTGTTCGTCCCCGCTCAATTACTGGGCCTGTCTTCTGTGTTTCTCGGGCTTCCAGGATGCTGGCAGGAGTATAAAACATGGGCTTTATGACATTAATCTGGAAAAGGAGTCTAGAAGTCCGAGACATTCAGGTGACGCACCTTCTCAGCTTCATTGTTAAGGTGAACTGGGTAGCTAAGTCAGAAAGCTTCAACCTTTTCATCCACTCTACAAGATTCCATCcttttgaaaatacaaattacCTTTAATAAGAAGTTTTGCCTGGCCAGCTAAATTATTCTTGCAAGGAAAATTTTCTTGCCTATAAGAAAACGTTTTCTCAAAACCAGTTACTAATGCTCATATTACAGTTAGTAGGCATTTTATATTCTGAGGCCTTAGCAGATAGGAAGCTTGCACTGTTTGGCTagcttgggttcaatccacagcataccatatgatccctagagcctgcctggagcattcctaagtacagagccaggagtaagccctgagcacacccaggtgtgacccagccTTTCTCTGTCTCCACTCCTCATTCAAAAAAACTCTAATGTGCTTTTAAAATCAAGACATTGACTTGCCTGCATTTTCCCCAAACCTTTCCAGTTTAGATAGGGAGGATTTATTTAGTATTCAACAACTTAGAAAAATCTCTAGAGTCTCAAGGATTCTATGCACATTCTATTCAATTCACATTTGTTTTCTGAGTTTCAAAAATCAGAttaaatatgtcttttttttttttttttttttttttttttggtttttgggccacacccggtgacgctcaggggttactcctggctatgcgctcagaagtcgctcctggcttgggggaccatatgggacgccgggggatcgaaccgcggtccgtctcctaggctagcgcaggcaaggcaggcaccttacctccagcgccaccgcccggcccccttaaatATGTCTTAAAGCCCCCTCAACCCCTCTACCACTCCCAAATCTGTGTGGTACTCCAGCAGTTCTGCCCCGTGAGCCCCCCCCCGAATCATCCTCTGTGGCACCTATTGTTTGTTGGGGAGACAGGTGCATTAGACTAGCCCCACTCAGACTCTCGCTGCATGTCAGAACCCAGCACACCGGCCAAGACCCACACAATCCCCTCAGAAACCCACTGTGGCCCTGTCAGCCTTTTGGACTTCTTCATTGGATACGGCCTGTGCAGTCCCTCCCGTGGAATGAGCTGTGAGAAGCACCTCCCTTGTGCCTCAGGGAGAAGCGGCAACACGGCCTCCATTCTTGAAACCTGGTGCTGGAAAGCTCTTTGGGCCTGGAGCCACAGGAGCACTTTTCCTCAGTGGCTCTGCAGGCAGagaagccacatgcaaagctgaGTCACAGAAGGAGAAAGCCTCTTAGGAGAGCTAACATCGGGGGCTTGAAGCCAGATCCGTGGACAACTCAGCGGTCGCCAGAAAGTTCCACCAGGCTGGAAGAAGCATGGTCTCCGAGGTGCCTGGTTCGCTCTGGTGTGAGGTCTGTGGCTACACACCTTGTTTCTGGACAGGAGGTGCCTTTGCTAACTCAAAGAGACCTTCGGGAGAACTTTGGCAGACCTTGGGGGGCAGTGTGGGAGCATCCCAGGGAAACGTTGccaactggtgatgggaagggagTGCAATGACACTTGTAAGTAATTCCCCTCTCATGGCTCTGCTGATCATAGTACTGTTTGATTTGACTGATTCTGTCAGTGGAACAGTAGCTCTTGTGCATATATTGAAGTGTCTTTCCAGCTATGAGTTCTTTATAGTAGAGATTTCTTTACCAAATGTGAGTTCTTTTGAAGACGTTTGAAGTTTTGTAGACAGTGACTGTGAAatgttggaaaaaataaagaaaagcatttaCTTGACTCAGTTTGGCCTTTATACTTCCTCACTGCTGAAGAGCAGTTGAAACTGAGTACCTATTAGAATTCATTAGTacgtcaggggccagagagttagcttggagatagtgtgtttgccttgcgtgcaggatagtggttcaaatcccatatggtcccccgagcctgccaggagtgatttctgagtgtagagccaggagtaatccctgtgcgctgctgggtgtgacccaaaaaccaaaaaaaaaa includes:
- the CIPC gene encoding CLOCK-interacting pacemaker, which produces MERKPPPRESPRRHPAKLTKGTEMKKGARQLGCGATAESDKDSGFSDGSSECLSSAEQMESEDVLSALGWSREDRPQQSSKAASSVFPTLPPMVVMKNVLVKQGSSTSQLQSWTVQPSFEVISAQPQLLLLHPPVPSPISPCHTGEKKLDSRNYLPILNSYTKIAPHPGKRGLLLGPEDRGDSGTQKKLCTERLTGQNLSSSEPSKTSAAVPSSPPTPATPGAKLAEDPAPQGVPALVAGGSPQTLQPVSSSHVAKAPSLTFASPASPVCAADSTLHGRESSSPLSPLSAAYSSPLWAAEHLCRSPDSFAEQRQSRHRRFQNTLVVLHKSGLLEITLKTKELIRQNQATQVELEQLKEQTQLFLEATKNKAPQAWAKLQASLMSTGSGRSGSSSDTFSDHPDM